A stretch of Blautia liquoris DNA encodes these proteins:
- a CDS encoding distal tail protein Dit, producing the protein MRFIDTIEHGSNEESLPAEALSINGVYIEDVIDGYRTLTVSGRENHSMDYDEKRIGNHLYMQNYYQDSRIIEVEYQLLADSPEELMKKYNVLNGLLNFKEAQLIFADESDKYYIGSKAESEAPPKGRLNVTSTFTIYCPDPHKYSVVTEQFTAAKNSNGVLELTIDNEGSADVPINYTVVHNHDNGFLGFVSDRGVLQTGKIQEVDLTPYKQSETLINTNDFSGWDRDTSVHPENSAKKTNGKLQVNTYSGQNILQLVDKGGTVGVNGGMISIDIPPDSEGEVGASNFWCYFNEWFETGAVRQVATTSINFLDENGKLIYCYMVEKNDLGSNRAHVMMRAGGSQKHLYKDIYFTPAGAGYTQYNMFDWPRGHCDILKEGDKLSGYYYGTRYSTIVPDLKNTKCCKIQIYIGGYDNLPVVTGSCLRSLVFQKSNVEKWSDNPNRYPKGSKVEIDGKEGKIYTDGLLRMDDEIKGSQYFLAPPGKSKVQIYHSDFSVPVPTVTAEIREAWI; encoded by the coding sequence ATGAGATTTATTGATACAATTGAGCATGGCAGTAATGAAGAGTCTCTCCCTGCAGAGGCTCTTTCGATTAATGGTGTATATATCGAGGATGTTATTGATGGATACCGCACACTGACTGTTTCAGGGCGAGAAAACCACAGTATGGATTATGATGAGAAGCGGATCGGCAATCACTTGTATATGCAGAACTACTATCAGGACAGTCGGATTATTGAAGTGGAGTATCAGTTGCTTGCAGATAGTCCGGAAGAATTAATGAAGAAGTACAATGTTCTAAACGGCCTTCTGAATTTTAAGGAAGCACAGTTGATTTTTGCCGATGAATCTGACAAGTATTATATAGGAAGCAAGGCAGAATCTGAAGCTCCGCCTAAGGGAAGATTGAACGTAACATCCACATTCACGATCTATTGTCCTGATCCACATAAGTACAGCGTTGTTACAGAACAGTTTACAGCTGCTAAGAATTCCAACGGCGTATTGGAACTTACCATTGACAACGAAGGATCCGCAGACGTACCGATTAATTACACGGTTGTCCACAATCATGATAATGGCTTTCTGGGATTTGTCTCTGATCGCGGGGTACTGCAGACCGGGAAGATTCAGGAAGTAGATTTAACCCCATATAAACAGAGTGAAACACTTATTAATACGAATGATTTCTCTGGATGGGATAGAGATACGTCGGTACACCCCGAAAACTCGGCAAAAAAAACAAATGGAAAGCTGCAGGTAAACACCTACAGTGGTCAGAACATCCTACAGTTAGTTGATAAGGGAGGGACAGTAGGCGTGAATGGTGGAATGATCAGTATAGACATACCGCCTGATAGCGAGGGAGAAGTTGGAGCAAGTAATTTTTGGTGCTATTTTAACGAATGGTTCGAAACAGGAGCTGTCCGCCAAGTAGCGACCACTAGTATTAATTTTTTGGATGAAAATGGAAAGCTAATATACTGTTACATGGTAGAAAAAAATGACTTGGGCAGTAATAGAGCCCACGTCATGATGAGGGCCGGTGGCAGTCAAAAACATTTGTATAAAGATATATATTTTACACCGGCTGGGGCCGGATATACACAGTACAATATGTTTGACTGGCCCAGAGGACATTGTGACATTTTGAAAGAAGGCGATAAGCTCAGCGGGTACTATTACGGGACGCGATATTCAACAATCGTACCCGATCTAAAAAACACAAAATGCTGCAAAATTCAGATTTATATTGGAGGCTATGATAATTTGCCAGTAGTTACAGGGTCCTGCCTAAGGAGTCTTGTCTTTCAGAAGTCAAATGTAGAAAAGTGGAGTGATAACCCTAACCGGTATCCAAAAGGAAGCAAAGTTGAAATCGATGGAAAAGAAGGAAAGATTTATACAGATGGTCTATTGAGAATGGATGACGAAATTAAGGGATCCCAATATTTTTTAGCACCGCCGGGGAAATCCAAAGTACAGATCTATCACAGTGATTTCAGCGTACCGGTCCCAACGGTGACAGCGGAGATAAGGGAGGCATGGATATAA